In Porphyromonas cangingivalis, a genomic segment contains:
- a CDS encoding PcfJ domain-containing protein yields MKPRNKFEKAVLAESKNLRPITKTQCKWAFRGCIDHFAYRLPKGRTTCMDCGHSWTMEKSKYTCTCPHCRARLQVKETFERKIRQKQYFTILTTCGEYQVLRMFLLSVEMEKGCKASSYLFEIGQYWWNAQGRKTIIAIQRVLGRYIDTFSYCSPMAIRNDNEAYRHISYSPIYPKFKVTEALHRNGFRDDFHDIEPTVLIPALLSDSRAETLMKAGRTEHLKYFLNNSRTFDACWQSYKVATRNGYNIEDISIWCDYVDMLRRLGKDIHSPKYVCPTDLHREHDLRQNELRRQREKEEKEKRRKKTIEDEKRFHELKSKFFGISFTDGTIRVHVLESVREFLDEGVAMHHCVFDNAYYLKENSLILSATIEGRRIETIEVNLDTLKVVQSRGVCNKNTEYHDQIVSLVNANRKLIRQRMRATA; encoded by the coding sequence ATGAAACCAAGAAACAAGTTTGAGAAAGCAGTACTTGCCGAGAGTAAGAACTTACGCCCGATAACCAAGACACAATGTAAGTGGGCATTTAGAGGGTGTATAGACCACTTTGCCTATCGACTTCCCAAAGGTCGTACAACGTGTATGGATTGCGGTCATAGTTGGACAATGGAAAAGTCGAAATACACTTGCACCTGCCCTCATTGTAGGGCAAGGTTGCAGGTCAAGGAAACCTTTGAACGCAAGATAAGACAGAAGCAATACTTTACGATACTTACCACTTGTGGAGAGTACCAAGTACTAAGAATGTTTCTTCTTTCTGTGGAAATGGAAAAAGGTTGCAAGGCATCATCATACCTCTTTGAAATCGGTCAGTATTGGTGGAACGCACAAGGACGAAAGACGATTATTGCCATTCAGAGAGTATTGGGCAGATACATCGACACCTTTTCTTATTGCTCGCCTATGGCAATCCGCAACGACAACGAAGCCTACCGCCATATATCATACTCCCCGATATATCCGAAGTTCAAGGTAACGGAAGCACTCCACAGAAATGGTTTTAGAGACGATTTTCACGACATTGAACCAACCGTTCTCATTCCTGCCCTGTTGTCCGACAGCCGTGCGGAAACATTGATGAAAGCAGGCAGAACCGAACATCTGAAATACTTTCTTAACAATTCACGGACATTTGATGCTTGTTGGCAGTCCTATAAAGTCGCCACTCGCAACGGCTATAATATAGAGGACATTTCGATATGGTGCGACTACGTGGATATGCTCCGAAGATTGGGCAAGGACATACACAGCCCGAAGTATGTTTGCCCTACTGACCTGCATAGGGAACACGACCTAAGACAAAATGAACTTCGCAGGCAACGAGAAAAGGAAGAAAAGGAGAAGAGACGCAAAAAAACAATAGAGGACGAGAAGCGTTTCCACGAACTCAAATCCAAGTTCTTCGGTATCTCATTCACGGACGGCACAATCCGAGTCCACGTTTTGGAGAGCGTGCGGGAATTTTTGGATGAGGGAGTGGCAATGCACCATTGCGTATTCGACAATGCCTACTATCTCAAAGAGAACTCGCTTATCCTTTCGGCTACCATTGAGGGCAGACGAATAGAAACGATTGAGGTCAATTTGGACACGCTCAAAGTGGTGCAAAGTCGTGGCGTGTGCAACAAGAACACGGAATATCACGACCAAATCGTGAGCCTTGTCAATGCCAATCGCAAATTGATAAGGCAGAGAATGAGAGCGACAGCATAA
- a CDS encoding DUF4332 domain-containing protein yields the protein MANYKIEEIEGIGSALGKKFREIGITSTDALLKACATKKQRKEVAEKTGIDEAKILKFANQVDLFRIKGVGSEYAELLEAAGVDTVKELAQRKPENLCDKMMEVNNMKKLVRREPPLKFVQKWVEEAKSLPRVLEY from the coding sequence ATGGCAAATTACAAAATTGAAGAGATCGAAGGCATCGGTTCAGCGTTAGGCAAGAAGTTTAGAGAGATCGGAATCACTTCGACAGATGCACTATTGAAGGCATGTGCGACAAAGAAACAACGTAAGGAGGTGGCTGAAAAGACAGGTATAGATGAAGCCAAAATCTTGAAATTTGCTAATCAAGTTGATTTGTTCAGGATAAAGGGTGTAGGCTCGGAATATGCAGAACTTCTCGAAGCCGCAGGTGTTGATACCGTAAAAGAGTTGGCGCAACGCAAACCTGAGAATTTGTGTGATAAGATGATGGAGGTCAATAATATGAAAAAACTGGTTCGTAGGGAACCGCCTCTAAAGTTCGTTCAAAAGTGGGTTGAAGAGGCTAAGAGCCTTCCTCGGGTGCTTGAGTATTGA
- a CDS encoding PcfK-like family protein, with protein sequence MKGTEHFKDVIQNYLETRASYDELFAGNFRKENKNIDECITYILTEVQRMGCAGLSDEEVYSLAVHYYDEDNIKVGTSINCQVVVNHTIELTEEEKAEARKKAIERYQAEEYRKLTAKKPKAEKQAEEQLQPSLFEF encoded by the coding sequence ATGAAAGGTACAGAACATTTCAAGGACGTTATCCAAAACTATTTGGAAACAAGAGCATCATACGATGAACTCTTTGCAGGGAATTTCCGCAAGGAGAACAAGAACATAGACGAGTGCATTACCTACATCTTGACGGAAGTCCAAAGAATGGGGTGTGCAGGTCTGTCTGATGAGGAGGTATATTCCCTTGCCGTGCATTATTACGATGAGGATAACATCAAGGTAGGCACGTCCATCAACTGCCAAGTCGTGGTAAACCATACTATCGAACTCACAGAAGAGGAGAAAGCGGAAGCACGGAAAAAGGCTATCGAGCGATACCAAGCAGAGGAATACCGCAAACTTACCGCTAAGAAACCGAAAGCGGAGAAGCAGGCGGAGGAGCAACTCCAACCCTCCTTATTCGAATTTTAA
- a CDS encoding toll/interleukin-1 receptor domain-containing protein, translated as MNELKINKYKDFILSFFAGMNVGQGLFLRTISFKAEKDYVRNRSEMNNLYVVLNLLLSNDYLHFSNSSQDFIMLSQKGYDHINGDFPLDLSISLGDLMYLREIEQKGKDFIFNELWRFIGKEEEAFFYVNGPDYYNTIKPFIQGAYPSYSEYIEYRKKEGVSTSRVVWYRELFSLLADEDIKIFISKLSEKVNASTNNKKRSDVCVDTTLFDNVEKISKPQEEKSELKVVPMIVFISYAWDENKEAVQRIAKHLKDANIEVRIDEDVPYGTDLVRFMNKEIRDCTKCLVFLTPKYKEKAELSTGGVAHEGRVISRAIYQDQDTTKFIPILLSGSFEKCCPDFLIARKGFDFVNHPFDEEINRLVRALTLQP; from the coding sequence ATGAATGAATTAAAAATAAATAAGTACAAGGATTTCATTTTATCATTCTTTGCTGGTATGAATGTTGGTCAAGGATTGTTTCTTAGAACCATTAGTTTCAAAGCAGAAAAAGACTATGTCAGGAATAGGTCAGAAATGAATAACCTGTACGTTGTGTTGAATTTATTGCTATCCAATGATTATTTGCATTTTAGTAACTCGTCTCAAGATTTTATTATGCTTTCTCAAAAGGGATATGACCATATAAATGGAGACTTTCCACTGGATCTATCCATTTCATTAGGAGATTTGATGTACTTAAGAGAAATAGAACAAAAAGGGAAGGATTTTATATTCAACGAATTATGGAGGTTTATTGGGAAAGAAGAAGAGGCTTTCTTCTATGTAAATGGTCCCGATTATTATAATACCATAAAACCTTTTATACAAGGTGCATATCCTTCGTATTCTGAGTATATAGAGTATAGGAAAAAAGAAGGAGTCTCGACTTCAAGAGTGGTATGGTATCGAGAACTTTTTTCCTTACTTGCAGATGAGGATATTAAAATATTTATAAGTAAATTATCCGAGAAAGTAAACGCTTCGACAAACAACAAGAAGAGGTCTGATGTTTGTGTAGATACGACCTTATTTGATAATGTGGAAAAGATCAGTAAGCCTCAAGAGGAAAAGAGTGAGCTAAAGGTTGTTCCTATGATAGTATTTATATCTTATGCATGGGATGAAAATAAAGAGGCGGTACAAAGAATCGCTAAACATTTGAAAGATGCTAATATCGAAGTGCGCATAGATGAGGATGTTCCTTATGGAACAGATCTCGTTCGTTTCATGAACAAAGAAATAAGAGATTGTACAAAATGTCTTGTGTTTCTCACTCCAAAGTATAAAGAAAAGGCAGAGCTTTCAACAGGTGGAGTAGCCCATGAAGGTAGAGTTATTTCACGAGCTATTTACCAAGATCAAGACACGACAAAGTTTATACCGATTTTATTGTCTGGGAGTTTTGAGAAATGTTGCCCCGATTTTTTAATCGCACGAAAAGGATTTGATTTTGTAAATCATCCATTTGATGAAGAGATAAATCGCTTAGTACGAGCATTAACATTGCAACCCTAA
- a CDS encoding TonB-dependent receptor — MNTPTHPLKYRLLLVALALFFPCMVLAQSSGNFDLSGKVQDAATNELMSAVTVRLMKKSDGKLIKGTTTDMKGEFVMTGLMPGDYRLLISFVGYNSIELDVSLGKASKVNFGTLKMIPNTTALKGVDVTGRVRPIVLKPDTVEFNAGAFKVKSGANVEELLKKLPGVEVDAEGNITYNGERIEKIEVDGRNFFSNDPKMTTRNLPSLMVDKVQVVDKQSDESILTGMDDGTRTKVLNLSIKPDMKRGGVANINGGYGIRKRYAGDMMINFFDKNARYSLLGNFNNTEGVLAGEGDRDARRIGFNYETSIDKKFEMVSEVRYDGDNNNKSGSVVRENLLGQDKRNIYNEDYIDLTRRNDLSGITRIEWKPDTLTTIFFTPELSWSRSATESVQSFETRNQDNDLINKGVSKRSNDNADVSALAEVHFSRKLNTKGRHLYLGLEGRLSQSDGSGSNVLTTDFAQSGKEDEKIDQSLNSNGKSGRLVLRSSYIEPLSRLWALQVNYRLEAQYRKNLREAFNKDPNGEYTILDEVYTKGSTSSFQNHSLGLNLRYKVDRSHITFGMDARPSLATTVSTIGNKEVFNKSRVVWNYAPSVRIEYRKSDSIMFNLRYSGRTSHASMEQLNPAVVINSPLNKVVGNPDLLPSFSHSVRFMGNYNSPRKKQSFGIMGRLSFTDNAIVDRRTVDPETGAVQTTYENVSGVASVGLGFMGSLPFGRTGWSFFLSGRGGYERTKAYINDELNSAHIFSPTLSPKLTWRGDNLSISFGARGQWQKVSNSVATNLDRTATNYSLINEFNWSLPWGIELTSNVEYTKKSGYSQELDANICLWDMSLGKSFLKGNAATFEVSVFDILGQRNSFSRMITSTSITDRTVNNISTYALMTFKYRFNSFGKDGSGRVSDGARSRFGGARGGRPPHTMPRR, encoded by the coding sequence ATGAATACACCGACTCACCCTCTCAAGTATCGATTATTACTTGTTGCTTTAGCCCTATTTTTTCCGTGTATGGTGCTTGCACAGAGCTCCGGTAACTTTGATTTGTCCGGAAAGGTACAAGACGCGGCCACTAATGAACTGATGTCTGCCGTTACGGTGAGATTGATGAAAAAGTCCGATGGTAAGCTTATCAAAGGAACTACAACCGATATGAAAGGTGAGTTTGTAATGACAGGCCTTATGCCTGGAGATTATAGACTCCTTATCAGTTTTGTTGGTTACAATAGTATCGAGCTAGATGTGTCTTTGGGAAAGGCATCAAAAGTAAATTTTGGTACCTTAAAGATGATACCTAATACGACTGCTCTGAAGGGGGTAGATGTTACCGGGCGTGTCCGACCCATCGTACTGAAGCCGGATACTGTGGAGTTCAATGCCGGAGCGTTCAAGGTCAAGAGTGGTGCTAATGTCGAAGAGTTATTGAAGAAGTTGCCAGGTGTTGAAGTGGATGCCGAAGGAAATATCACTTACAATGGTGAGCGTATCGAAAAGATTGAGGTCGATGGTCGTAACTTTTTCTCCAATGACCCGAAGATGACAACGCGTAATCTCCCATCTCTTATGGTGGACAAGGTGCAAGTTGTGGATAAGCAGAGCGATGAGTCTATATTGACCGGTATGGATGATGGTACGAGGACAAAGGTCCTTAATCTAAGCATCAAGCCTGATATGAAGAGGGGGGGCGTTGCAAATATCAATGGGGGATATGGTATTCGCAAGCGTTATGCAGGAGACATGATGATCAATTTCTTTGATAAGAATGCTCGCTATTCACTTCTTGGCAATTTTAATAACACGGAGGGGGTTCTCGCCGGAGAGGGTGACCGTGATGCTCGACGTATAGGTTTCAACTACGAGACATCTATAGACAAGAAGTTTGAGATGGTCTCCGAAGTACGTTATGACGGTGACAATAACAATAAATCAGGAAGCGTAGTACGAGAAAATCTACTCGGACAAGATAAGCGCAATATATATAATGAAGATTATATAGACTTGACTCGTAGAAATGACCTCAGCGGAATCACGAGGATTGAGTGGAAACCTGACACCTTGACTACGATATTCTTTACGCCTGAGCTGTCATGGAGCCGTTCTGCGACAGAGTCTGTCCAGTCCTTTGAAACTCGTAATCAGGATAACGATTTAATCAACAAGGGTGTGTCAAAGAGGAGCAATGACAATGCGGATGTGAGTGCTCTGGCGGAAGTGCATTTCAGTCGTAAACTGAATACCAAAGGACGTCATCTCTATTTAGGGCTTGAGGGGCGTCTCAGTCAGTCTGATGGCTCGGGATCAAATGTGCTAACGACAGATTTTGCACAGTCAGGAAAGGAGGATGAAAAGATAGATCAAAGCCTTAATAGCAACGGGAAGTCGGGACGATTGGTATTGCGCTCCTCTTACATCGAGCCTCTGAGTCGTCTTTGGGCTTTGCAAGTGAATTATAGACTAGAGGCACAGTATCGTAAGAATCTGAGAGAAGCGTTCAATAAAGATCCCAATGGAGAGTATACTATTCTCGATGAAGTATACACGAAGGGATCCACAAGTTCGTTCCAAAACCATAGTCTTGGGCTCAACTTGAGATACAAAGTCGACAGATCCCACATAACTTTTGGTATGGATGCTCGCCCCTCCCTCGCCACTACAGTTTCTACGATTGGGAATAAAGAAGTATTCAATAAGTCAAGGGTAGTGTGGAACTATGCCCCATCTGTCAGGATCGAGTATCGTAAGAGTGATAGCATCATGTTTAACTTGCGTTATAGCGGTCGGACCTCGCACGCATCCATGGAACAGTTGAATCCTGCTGTTGTGATAAACTCTCCACTCAACAAGGTCGTCGGAAATCCGGACCTCTTACCCTCCTTCTCCCACAGTGTAAGATTCATGGGTAATTACAATAGCCCTCGGAAGAAGCAAAGTTTTGGAATCATGGGGCGTCTTTCTTTTACCGACAATGCTATTGTCGACCGTCGCACAGTCGACCCGGAGACAGGAGCTGTACAGACTACTTATGAGAATGTCAGTGGAGTGGCAAGTGTCGGTTTAGGCTTTATGGGTTCTTTGCCATTTGGTCGTACCGGTTGGTCTTTTTTCCTTTCAGGTCGAGGAGGCTATGAGAGGACAAAGGCTTATATTAACGACGAACTTAATTCAGCGCACATTTTCTCTCCCACATTGTCTCCCAAACTGACATGGAGGGGTGACAACCTTTCGATCTCTTTCGGAGCGAGAGGACAGTGGCAGAAGGTATCAAATAGTGTGGCAACCAATCTTGATAGGACAGCTACCAACTATTCTCTCATTAACGAGTTCAACTGGAGTTTGCCTTGGGGAATAGAGCTTACATCAAATGTGGAGTATACCAAAAAAAGTGGTTATTCACAAGAGTTAGATGCCAATATCTGCTTGTGGGACATGTCGTTGGGAAAGAGTTTTCTAAAGGGCAACGCTGCCACCTTTGAGGTTTCTGTTTTTGATATCTTGGGGCAACGAAATTCTTTCTCTCGTATGATCACTTCTACATCCATTACCGACAGGACGGTCAATAATATCAGTACCTATGCCTTGATGACATTCAAGTATCGATTCAACTCCTTCGGAAAAGATGGTAGTGGCAGGGTGTCAGATGGGGCACGGTCACGATTTGGTGGTGCAAGAGGTGGTCGCCCTCCTCATACGATGCCTCGCAGATAG
- a CDS encoding PH domain-containing protein codes for MRCTYYWKIHNKRVVLKTGVISRKAVNLVLAKCEGLHIKQSVLGWIFGFGRITVTTGGVTSSYPYIADPLASRREINTQIG; via the coding sequence TTGCGTTGCACTTACTACTGGAAAATACATAATAAGCGGGTGGTTCTCAAAACAGGCGTAATTAGCCGAAAGGCGGTAAATTTGGTGCTGGCAAAGTGCGAAGGTCTGCACATAAAGCAAAGTGTTTTAGGATGGATATTTGGTTTCGGAAGGATTACGGTTACTACCGGAGGCGTTACAAGTTCATATCCTTATATTGCCGATCCGCTGGCTTCCCGGCGGGAGATAAATACACAGATAGGGTAA
- a CDS encoding IS3 family transposase, translating to MESLRPEHPLDLLLKAGKMARSVFYYHLKKLSWEDKYASARAEIREIFTTHKGRYGYRRVTAEMHNRNHPINHKTVYRLMREMGLWDKKRKVHYQSYLGPLGKEAPNLINRSFSAGAPNQKWATDITQINIGGEKLYFSPILDMFNGEIIAYDLSTSPNLEQVYAMLERAFCSRKALKGLILHSDQGRQYRYQGYRKRPEEQGIVQSVSRKANCFDNAMMESFFGTMKTELFTSRKAFAKALREYINYYN from the coding sequence ATCGAATCACTAAGGCCTGAGCATCCGCTTGATTTACTTCTCAAAGCGGGAAAGATGGCTCGTTCGGTATTCTACTATCACCTCAAGAAACTCTCTTGGGAGGACAAGTATGCTTCAGCAAGAGCAGAGATCAGAGAGATCTTTACCACCCATAAAGGCAGGTACGGTTATCGTCGTGTGACGGCCGAAATGCACAATCGCAACCATCCGATCAATCACAAGACCGTCTATCGTCTCATGCGAGAAATGGGTCTTTGGGACAAGAAGAGAAAGGTGCACTATCAGTCCTATCTCGGACCACTTGGCAAGGAGGCACCGAACCTTATCAACCGAAGTTTTTCTGCTGGCGCTCCGAATCAAAAGTGGGCAACGGACATCACACAGATCAACATCGGGGGCGAAAAGCTGTACTTCTCACCCATCTTGGATATGTTCAACGGGGAGATCATAGCCTATGACCTCTCGACAAGTCCGAATCTGGAACAAGTATATGCCATGCTCGAAAGGGCTTTCTGCTCTCGCAAAGCTCTCAAAGGGCTGATCCTTCACTCCGATCAAGGCCGGCAGTACCGCTACCAAGGCTACCGCAAACGCCCCGAAGAGCAAGGGATCGTGCAAAGTGTGTCGAGAAAAGCCAACTGTTTCGACAATGCGATGATGGAAAGCTTTTTCGGAACGATGAAAACCGAACTATTTACCTCTCGTAAAGCCTTTGCAAAGGCTTTACGAGAGTACATCAACTACTACAATTGA
- a CDS encoding HIT family protein, translating to MDNEKTLKEFRVKFAVEENLVLNSGAWSWSVRPAQPTLASGIISLNRYALHLSDVTPEEMAELATLIKSVETVIKRTFNHNIMNYLMLMMVDRHVHYHVIPRYNGIRNFAGLEWVDNGWPALPVMGDNQHKDQTGLIKEIQKVLIDNL from the coding sequence ATGGACAATGAAAAGACATTAAAAGAATTTAGAGTGAAATTTGCTGTAGAAGAAAACCTTGTTTTAAATTCAGGCGCATGGTCTTGGTCTGTTAGACCTGCTCAGCCGACATTAGCTTCTGGTATAATATCACTAAATCGCTATGCATTGCATCTATCTGATGTTACTCCAGAAGAAATGGCAGAATTAGCAACTTTGATTAAAAGTGTAGAAACAGTCATTAAAAGAACTTTTAATCACAACATTATGAATTACTTAATGCTTATGATGGTTGATCGTCATGTTCATTATCACGTAATTCCAAGATATAATGGCATAAGAAATTTTGCAGGTTTAGAATGGGTTGATAATGGTTGGCCAGCCTTACCAGTAATGGGCGATAATCAACATAAAGATCAAACAGGACTGATTAAAGAGATTCAAAAAGTTTTGATAGATAATCTTTAA
- a CDS encoding histidine phosphatase family protein, translating to MSGNTIILIRHGETTFNKDGIIQGNTDHPILTEEGRKQMLRVGIWLKELDIDYIYASHLNRTKESAEIVANQCGVSLSRLKIDERLEEINFGCWHGLQRKEIISNFSNIYRLWRTRPYDFELEERFPVKELYDKISSFLNEEILHSDKKGIKVIVAHKGSISAIVNTLLKLPKSHHHILQLDNGSVTVIQERNTIETSCDYELCFTNEVPTFCDAPLIDFKTEERTKSYGELFLVRHGQTDSNLERKYQGSMDIPLSELGIKNMNLLAKSFTPNIPTRIICSPLSRAIQSAEIIANSNRIKSVSVRNDLHEFLYGIWEGMTEDEVSRYRHAEYNQWQTVPQKANIPQSEHLNNAYNRCNNIWEDYQKDLYSWGGSIISVAHDIVNRLIICNALDLPANYIWSFKQTNASVSVLAIKNVYDGRLRMLNHSGNSIKFRLSDEYL from the coding sequence ATGTCTGGCAATACAATAATCCTTATTAGGCACGGTGAAACCACCTTTAATAAAGATGGTATAATTCAAGGGAATACAGACCATCCAATTCTTACAGAAGAAGGAAGAAAACAGATGCTCCGTGTTGGAATATGGCTGAAAGAATTAGACATAGATTATATTTATGCATCACACTTAAATAGAACTAAAGAATCTGCTGAAATTGTAGCTAACCAATGTGGGGTAAGCCTATCTAGGTTGAAAATTGATGAAAGATTAGAAGAAATAAATTTTGGTTGTTGGCATGGACTACAAAGAAAAGAAATTATCAGCAATTTTTCTAACATTTATCGATTATGGAGGACTAGACCATATGATTTTGAATTAGAAGAGCGATTTCCAGTTAAAGAATTATATGACAAAATCTCTTCTTTTCTTAACGAAGAGATTTTACATAGTGACAAAAAAGGGATAAAAGTTATAGTTGCTCATAAAGGTTCCATTTCTGCGATAGTTAACACCCTATTGAAACTACCTAAATCACATCATCATATTCTACAGTTGGATAATGGTTCTGTAACTGTAATTCAAGAAAGAAATACTATTGAAACATCCTGTGATTATGAGTTGTGTTTTACCAATGAAGTTCCGACTTTTTGTGATGCCCCTTTAATTGATTTTAAAACAGAGGAAAGAACAAAATCATATGGAGAACTTTTTTTAGTTCGTCATGGTCAAACAGATTCTAATTTAGAAAGAAAATATCAAGGCTCCATGGATATTCCTCTTTCAGAACTTGGAATAAAGAACATGAATCTTCTAGCAAAATCATTTACTCCTAATATCCCAACAAGAATTATTTGTAGTCCATTGTCAAGAGCAATACAAAGTGCAGAAATTATAGCAAATAGCAATAGGATAAAATCAGTTAGTGTTAGGAATGACTTGCATGAGTTTTTGTATGGTATATGGGAAGGCATGACTGAAGATGAGGTTTCACGCTACAGGCATGCTGAATATAACCAATGGCAGACTGTTCCTCAAAAAGCAAATATACCTCAATCTGAACATCTAAATAATGCATATAATAGGTGTAACAACATTTGGGAGGACTATCAAAAAGATTTATACTCTTGGGGTGGTAGTATAATCAGTGTAGCGCATGATATTGTAAATAGATTAATTATCTGCAATGCTTTGGATTTACCAGCAAACTATATCTGGTCTTTTAAACAAACAAATGCATCAGTAAGTGTATTAGCCATAAAAAATGTATATGACGGGCGTTTGAGAATGTTAAATCATAGTGGAAATTCAATCAAATTTAGATTATCTGATGAGTACTTATAA
- a CDS encoding HU family DNA-binding protein: MNKTEFISAVAEKAGATKVDTKAIVDAAVAVIAEEMKKGEKVAILGFGTFSVVERAKREGFNPRTKEKIKIPARKIVKFKPGSDLDIVK; the protein is encoded by the coding sequence ATGAACAAGACTGAATTTATCTCAGCAGTTGCTGAAAAGGCTGGTGCAACAAAGGTTGACACTAAGGCGATTGTTGATGCAGCAGTAGCTGTTATCGCAGAAGAAATGAAGAAGGGGGAAAAAGTCGCAATTCTAGGCTTTGGTACATTCTCTGTTGTTGAAAGAGCTAAGAGAGAAGGCTTCAACCCAAGAACAAAGGAAAAAATCAAAATTCCGGCAAGAAAGATTGTTAAGTTTAAGCCCGGTTCTGACCTTGATATCGTAAAGTAA
- a CDS encoding transposase, with protein MKRDLEEWLEMFRKIDSGRGMKSVSSEHRTDYVLLRQKYYRYKKYGTSGLEYMKGKRFSASEKEAIVLAFTDKGVPLSVLSLTHDVSIKSLRRWIQTVRTGGSLYEIKKRGRRPKETMGRLKKKSPETELEKLKAENLYLKAENALLKKLKVLIEKEKARGSGRESSNH; from the coding sequence ATGAAACGCGATTTAGAAGAATGGCTTGAGATGTTTAGGAAGATTGATTCAGGCAGAGGGATGAAGTCAGTCAGCAGCGAGCACCGTACAGACTATGTTCTGCTTCGTCAGAAGTACTACCGTTACAAGAAATATGGGACATCGGGTCTGGAGTACATGAAAGGGAAGAGGTTTTCAGCATCTGAAAAAGAGGCTATAGTTTTGGCCTTCACAGACAAAGGCGTACCTTTGTCTGTGTTGAGTCTGACACATGACGTCAGCATCAAAAGCCTCCGACGATGGATTCAAACCGTTCGTACCGGAGGGTCTTTGTATGAAATCAAAAAGAGAGGGCGACGCCCCAAAGAGACTATGGGCAGACTAAAAAAGAAATCACCGGAGACAGAACTTGAGAAGCTCAAGGCAGAAAATCTCTACCTCAAAGCAGAGAACGCCCTGCTAAAAAAACTGAAGGTTTTGATCGAGAAAGAGAAAGCCCGAGGCAGCGGGCGAGAGTCATCGAATCACTAA
- a CDS encoding IS30 family transposase → MKKYNHLSREQRYTIDRLLQQKKSYSFIAQTIGVSTSTVSREVKRNKTARGRYSCHAAHMYATERKEWRCYPRKFTDKMQEQVVQILREKQWSPEQIVGRFRLKGIPIVGKTTLYTFLHEDKALGGDLCQLTRHHLKYRRKNLAKPLKSQWEKRKGIDQRPQCINQEERFGDFEMDLIIGAKQQEAILTLTDRKTDYAIIEPLPKGKNAKALARVVNQKLNYFKRMGLLHSITTDNGAEFMFFSSIERALKIPVFFAKPYCSTDKPHIEHLNKLIRQYIPKGTSFSEISKLQIKTIQRLLNNRPRKKLNFQSPIEALDVYLQQRCT, encoded by the coding sequence ATGAAAAAATACAACCATTTGAGCCGAGAGCAAAGGTACACAATAGATCGGCTACTACAACAAAAGAAATCTTATTCTTTCATCGCTCAAACCATTGGTGTGTCAACCAGCACCGTCTCACGAGAAGTCAAACGCAACAAAACGGCAAGAGGAAGATACTCCTGCCATGCAGCACATATGTATGCTACAGAGCGTAAGGAGTGGCGTTGCTATCCGAGGAAATTCACGGATAAAATGCAAGAACAAGTCGTCCAGATTTTGAGAGAAAAACAGTGGTCGCCTGAGCAAATCGTGGGGCGTTTTCGGCTCAAGGGAATCCCCATCGTGGGGAAAACCACCCTATACACTTTTCTCCACGAGGATAAGGCACTCGGAGGAGACCTTTGCCAGCTAACAAGGCATCACTTGAAGTATCGACGAAAGAACCTTGCTAAACCGCTCAAATCCCAATGGGAAAAGCGTAAGGGAATTGACCAAAGACCCCAATGCATCAATCAAGAAGAGCGTTTCGGAGATTTCGAAATGGACCTAATCATTGGAGCTAAACAACAAGAGGCTATCCTAACACTTACCGACAGAAAGACAGATTATGCTATCATTGAACCATTGCCCAAAGGGAAGAATGCTAAGGCATTAGCCAGAGTGGTCAATCAAAAACTAAACTATTTCAAGAGAATGGGGTTGCTACATTCCATCACAACGGACAATGGTGCCGAGTTTATGTTTTTTTCTTCCATCGAAAGGGCGCTCAAAATTCCTGTTTTCTTTGCAAAACCCTATTGCTCAACCGACAAACCACACATAGAACATCTAAACAAACTAATAAGACAATATATACCGAAAGGAACCTCTTTCTCCGAAATATCTAAACTACAAATCAAAACAATACAGAGACTACTAAACAACAGACCCAGAAAAAAGCTAAACTTTCAATCTCCTATAGAAGCCCTTGACGTATATTTGCAACAACGTTGCACTTGA